One window from the genome of Tolypothrix sp. NIES-4075 encodes:
- the ispG gene encoding (E)-4-hydroxy-3-methylbut-2-enyl-diphosphate synthase, with protein sequence MQTLPTLNTSNIASSQATFDTTIKRRKTRPVRVGNVTIGGSFPVVVQSMINEDTLDIDASVAAIRRLHEIGCEIVRVTVPSMAHAKALAEIKQKLIKTYQDVPIVADVHHNGMKIALEVAKHIEKVRINPGLYVFEKPNTNRSEFSKTEFDEIGEKVRETLEPLVVSLRDQGKSMRIGVNHGSLAERMLFTYGDTPEGMVESALEFIRICESLDFHNLVISMKASRVPVMVAAYRLMAKRMDELGMNYPLHLGVTEAGDGEYGRIKSTAGIATLLADGIGDTIRVSLTEAPEKEIPVCYSILQALGLRKTMVEYVACPSCGRTLFNLEEVLHKVREATKHLTGLDIAVMGCIVNGPGEMADADYGYVGKTPGYISLYRGREEIKKVPEDKGVEELINLIKADDRWVEP encoded by the coding sequence AACCTTACCAACACTTAACACTTCAAACATCGCATCCAGTCAAGCCACTTTTGACACAACTATTAAACGGCGCAAAACCCGTCCTGTAAGAGTTGGCAATGTCACTATTGGCGGCAGCTTCCCCGTCGTAGTGCAGTCGATGATTAATGAAGACACACTTGATATTGATGCTTCTGTAGCAGCAATTCGGCGTTTGCACGAAATTGGCTGTGAAATTGTCCGAGTCACAGTACCAAGTATGGCTCATGCGAAAGCATTGGCAGAAATTAAACAAAAATTAATTAAAACTTACCAAGACGTACCCATTGTTGCTGATGTGCATCACAACGGCATGAAAATTGCCTTAGAAGTCGCCAAACACATAGAAAAAGTGCGGATTAATCCTGGTTTATATGTGTTTGAAAAGCCAAATACAAATAGAAGCGAATTCTCCAAAACGGAATTTGATGAAATCGGGGAAAAAGTCCGCGAAACTTTAGAACCTTTAGTAGTTTCTTTGCGCGATCAAGGTAAATCAATGCGAATCGGCGTAAATCACGGTTCCCTAGCCGAAAGGATGCTATTTACCTACGGCGACACGCCAGAAGGAATGGTAGAATCTGCCCTAGAATTCATTCGCATCTGTGAATCTTTGGATTTCCATAATTTGGTTATTTCCATGAAAGCTTCACGAGTGCCAGTGATGGTAGCCGCGTATCGTCTGATGGCAAAGCGCATGGACGAACTCGGTATGAATTATCCTTTGCATTTGGGCGTGACAGAAGCTGGTGATGGCGAATATGGACGGATTAAGTCCACTGCGGGTATTGCCACTTTGCTAGCTGATGGCATTGGCGATACAATTCGAGTTTCTCTGACTGAAGCACCAGAAAAAGAAATTCCTGTGTGTTACAGCATTTTGCAAGCTTTAGGATTGCGGAAGACGATGGTGGAATACGTCGCGTGTCCTTCTTGCGGACGTACTTTGTTTAATTTAGAAGAAGTGCTGCACAAAGTCCGGGAAGCAACAAAACACTTAACTGGGCTAGATATTGCTGTTATGGGTTGCATTGTCAATGGTCCGGGAGAAATGGCTGATGCTGACTATGGTTATGTCGGCAAAACTCCTGGGTATATTTCTCTCTATCGAGGGAGAGAAGAAATCAAAAAAGTACCAGAAGATAAAGGTGTAGAGGAGTTAATTAATTTGATTAAAGCAGACGATCGCTGGGTAGAACCGTAA
- the ctpC gene encoding carboxyl-terminal processing protease CtpC, which yields MVITRNGLVLGATAVTLTTIAVTSLGIHSQGQALFKESPKELVDEVWQIVQRQYVDGTFNQLDWQAVRREYLSKSYTNKQEAYKSIREMLKKLDDPYTRFMDPEEFKNMQVDTSGELIGIGITISQDEKTKQLVVIAPIEDTPAFKAGVLAKDKILKIDGKSTKGMDTNQAVSLIRGEPNTSVSLTVDRNGQQKDFQIKRARIEIHPVKYSQKQTPAGNTGYIRLNQFSANAAKEMQTAIKDLESKKVAGYVLDLRGNPGGLLFASVDIARMFINSGTIVSTIPRQGEAEKEVANGRALTNKPLVVLVDKGSASASEILSGALQDNKRAVIVGTQTFGKGLVQSVRPLDDGSGLAVTIARYHTPSGRDIHKHGIDPDVKVDLTDAQKQQLWLRERDKLATLADPQFAKAVEVLGKEIAGKGITRAEK from the coding sequence ATGGTGATTACAAGAAATGGACTTGTTTTGGGTGCTACGGCGGTAACGTTAACCACAATTGCTGTTACTAGTCTTGGCATTCACTCCCAAGGACAGGCTTTATTTAAAGAAAGTCCCAAAGAATTGGTAGACGAGGTTTGGCAAATTGTTCAACGCCAATATGTAGACGGTACTTTTAATCAATTAGATTGGCAGGCTGTTCGTCGTGAGTACTTGAGCAAGTCCTACACCAACAAGCAAGAAGCTTACAAATCCATCCGGGAAATGCTGAAAAAGCTGGATGATCCCTACACCCGGTTTATGGACCCTGAGGAGTTCAAGAATATGCAAGTGGACACCTCTGGCGAATTGATAGGCATAGGCATCACAATTAGTCAAGATGAAAAAACGAAGCAGTTAGTTGTAATTGCTCCGATTGAGGATACACCGGCTTTTAAGGCTGGAGTTCTGGCAAAGGATAAGATCCTCAAAATTGACGGGAAATCGACTAAGGGAATGGATACCAATCAGGCTGTATCCTTAATTCGTGGTGAACCAAATACTTCGGTAAGTTTAACTGTTGATCGTAACGGTCAACAAAAAGATTTTCAAATTAAACGCGCACGCATTGAAATCCATCCAGTGAAGTATTCCCAAAAGCAAACACCAGCAGGGAACACCGGATACATTCGCTTGAACCAGTTCAGCGCTAATGCGGCTAAGGAAATGCAAACCGCAATTAAAGATTTAGAAAGCAAAAAGGTTGCGGGCTATGTTCTGGATCTGCGCGGAAACCCAGGTGGTTTATTATTCGCTAGTGTGGACATTGCCCGAATGTTTATAAATAGCGGTACGATTGTCTCAACTATTCCTCGCCAAGGTGAGGCAGAAAAAGAAGTGGCAAACGGACGCGCTTTGACAAATAAACCGCTGGTGGTGTTGGTAGATAAAGGTTCCGCTAGTGCTAGTGAAATCCTCTCCGGCGCATTGCAGGATAATAAGCGTGCAGTTATAGTTGGTACTCAAACTTTTGGTAAAGGTTTAGTGCAATCGGTACGTCCTCTAGACGATGGTTCAGGATTAGCGGTTACGATCGCTAGATATCATACTCCTAGCGGTAGAGATATTCACAAGCATGGAATAGACCCAGATGTAAAGGTAGATTTGACTGATGCCCAGAAACAGCAATTGTGGCTGCGCGAGCGTGATAAACTTGCAACACTAGCCGACCCGCAATTCGCTAAAGCAGTAGAAGTTCTAGGCAAAGAAATTGCCGGCAAAGGTATTACAAGAGCAGAAAAATGA
- a CDS encoding DDE transposase family protein, which translates to MNNSQSWHIVKRPAGNCEIVPSLEVTEDDNPEIIEQWGPFTSEGEAIARRVGLIRSGKCQPV; encoded by the coding sequence ATGAATAATTCACAATCTTGGCATATAGTCAAGCGCCCTGCCGGAAATTGCGAAATCGTCCCAAGTCTTGAAGTAACTGAGGACGATAATCCAGAAATTATAGAACAATGGGGACCCTTTACATCAGAAGGAGAAGCGATCGCCCGCCGTGTCGGACTGATTCGCTCGGGCAAATGTCAACCCGTCTAA
- a CDS encoding DUF4058 family protein, with product MPSPFPGMNPYLENPELWAEVQS from the coding sequence ATGCCTTCACCGTTTCCAGGGATGAATCCCTATCTAGAAAATCCTGAACTGTGGGCTGAAGTTCAAAGTTGA
- a CDS encoding carboxymuconolactone decarboxylase family protein: MPRLEPKPLTDLAEYDEMFKQLEEFFGFLPNDYLTMGHKPAVMKAVVELTGAVLLAEGKTPMTLRLLVMYIASRAANCMYCTAHCAGLCLKYGLPMEKVQNIHDYKTHPSFSDAERAALNVASKANKIPNAVSDEDFEELRKHYGDEAIAEIVSQIAMMSFYNKWNDTVATNIEKPPFDMASSSLSWWSAGKHSVS, encoded by the coding sequence ATGCCAAGACTTGAACCTAAACCCCTCACCGATCTAGCTGAATATGATGAAATGTTCAAGCAACTTGAGGAATTTTTCGGGTTCCTCCCCAATGACTATCTCACAATGGGGCATAAGCCTGCTGTCATGAAAGCGGTGGTTGAATTAACCGGCGCAGTGTTGCTGGCAGAGGGGAAAACTCCTATGACACTTAGATTACTAGTTATGTATATTGCATCCCGCGCGGCTAATTGCATGTACTGTACTGCACATTGTGCAGGGTTGTGTTTAAAGTATGGGTTGCCGATGGAGAAGGTTCAAAACATTCATGATTACAAGACTCATCCGAGTTTCTCAGATGCCGAACGCGCTGCGCTGAATGTTGCTTCTAAAGCTAACAAAATTCCCAATGCAGTATCAGACGAAGATTTTGAAGAACTGCGTAAACACTATGGAGATGAGGCGATCGCTGAGATTGTCAGCCAAATTGCCATGATGTCTTTTTACAACAAGTGGAATGATACGGTAGCTACGAATATAGAAAAACCACCTTTTGACATGGCTTCTAGTTCCTTATCTTGGTGGAGTGCTGGCAAACATTCAGTGAGCTAA
- a CDS encoding elongation factor G, with product MNEKVKSGSRNVAIVGPYLSGKTTLLESLLFVTGAISRKGNVKDGNTVGDSAAAERDRHMSVEVGAASTQYNDIRFTFIDCPGSVEFAQETYNALMGVDAAIVVCEPIRDRVLTLAPLFKFLDDWEIPHLVFVNKMDRANIHVLETLHALKAVSSRPLVAHQYPIMNGEQLTGFIDLVTEQAYQYHPGAPADPIPFPESLKEEEHIARAEMLEALANFDDHLLEELLEDIEPPQEEILKDLKLELGADLVVPVFFGIAELDYGVRPLLEALLREAPEPETTAERRLKDRKGDAPLAQVLKTYYTPQGGKLSLVRVWRGKLTDGILLNGVRAGGIYRLMGQQQQSLQEADAGEIVALSRLENVKTGDTLSSQQSKELPKAEQLEPVYALAITPEKRNDEVKLSSAIAKLLEEDPSLAWEQHGDTHEVILWGQGEIHLQVALDRLRRKYNLPMTTHLPQVPYKETIRKPVASIHGRYKHQSGGHGQFGDVFLDIKPLGRGEGFNFSDRIVGGVVPKQYIPGVEMGVREFLAHGPLGFPVVDVAVTLTNGSYHNVDSSEQAFKQAARLAMQTGIPQGQPTLLEPILHVEVTTPSEFTSKALQLLSGKRGQILGYEGRKDWQGWDNISAYLPQAEMHDFIVELRSLTLGVGSFHWQYDHLQEVPEKLAERIVTTNGNGNGNGNGK from the coding sequence ATGAACGAAAAAGTAAAATCGGGTTCGCGGAACGTTGCAATTGTCGGTCCTTATTTAAGCGGGAAGACCACATTACTAGAAAGTTTGTTATTTGTCACAGGAGCGATTTCCCGCAAAGGCAATGTCAAGGATGGCAATACAGTAGGAGATAGTGCGGCAGCAGAGCGCGATCGCCATATGAGTGTCGAGGTAGGTGCAGCAAGCACTCAATACAACGATATTCGCTTCACCTTTATTGATTGTCCGGGTTCGGTAGAATTTGCCCAAGAAACCTACAATGCCTTAATGGGAGTCGATGCAGCAATTGTAGTTTGCGAACCCATACGCGATCGTGTCCTCACCCTAGCACCTTTATTTAAATTCCTCGACGATTGGGAAATTCCCCATCTCGTCTTTGTTAACAAAATGGATCGGGCAAATATCCATGTTTTAGAAACTTTACACGCTCTCAAAGCTGTTTCTAGCCGTCCCTTGGTAGCGCACCAATATCCCATTATGAATGGGGAACAGCTGACCGGCTTTATAGATTTAGTAACCGAACAAGCTTATCAATATCATCCAGGTGCCCCTGCCGATCCGATTCCGTTTCCCGAATCTCTTAAAGAAGAAGAACACATAGCACGAGCAGAAATGCTCGAAGCCTTAGCAAATTTTGACGATCATTTACTCGAAGAACTTTTAGAAGATATCGAACCACCCCAAGAAGAAATTCTTAAAGATTTAAAACTCGAATTAGGTGCAGATTTAGTTGTACCAGTTTTCTTTGGTATTGCCGAACTCGATTATGGCGTGCGACCTTTATTAGAAGCTTTACTACGAGAAGCACCCGAACCAGAAACCACCGCAGAACGCCGTTTAAAAGACCGCAAAGGCGATGCTCCGCTAGCGCAGGTTCTGAAAACCTATTACACTCCCCAAGGTGGCAAACTCTCTTTAGTGCGTGTTTGGCGCGGTAAACTAACTGATGGTATTCTCCTCAACGGTGTTCGTGCTGGGGGAATTTATCGTCTTATGGGACAACAACAGCAATCACTTCAAGAAGCTGATGCTGGGGAAATCGTCGCTTTAAGCCGTTTAGAAAATGTGAAAACTGGAGATACACTTTCAAGTCAGCAGTCGAAAGAATTACCAAAAGCTGAACAATTAGAACCAGTTTATGCTCTAGCAATTACTCCAGAAAAGCGCAACGATGAAGTTAAACTCAGCAGTGCGATCGCCAAGCTGTTAGAAGAAGATCCATCTCTTGCTTGGGAACAACACGGTGACACTCACGAAGTTATTCTTTGGGGACAAGGGGAAATACATTTGCAAGTCGCTTTAGACAGATTGCGGCGCAAATATAATTTACCAATGACAACCCACTTGCCGCAAGTTCCTTACAAAGAAACTATCCGCAAACCTGTAGCTTCGATTCACGGGCGCTACAAACACCAAAGCGGCGGACACGGACAATTTGGCGATGTTTTTCTAGATATCAAACCTTTAGGACGGGGTGAAGGCTTTAATTTTAGCGATCGCATTGTTGGTGGTGTCGTTCCCAAACAATACATTCCTGGGGTAGAAATGGGTGTGCGCGAGTTTTTAGCACACGGTCCCTTGGGCTTCCCTGTCGTCGATGTAGCGGTAACTTTGACGAATGGTTCTTATCATAACGTTGATAGTTCCGAACAAGCGTTTAAGCAAGCTGCGCGATTAGCAATGCAAACGGGAATACCTCAAGGACAACCCACTTTGCTAGAACCAATTCTGCATGTGGAAGTGACAACCCCCAGCGAATTTACCTCCAAAGCGCTGCAACTTTTAAGCGGCAAACGGGGGCAAATTTTAGGCTATGAAGGAAGAAAAGATTGGCAAGGATGGGACAATATCTCAGCTTATTTGCCGCAAGCCGAAATGCACGACTTTATAGTAGAGTTGCGATCGCTTACTTTAGGCGTCGGTTCCTTCCACTGGCAATACGATCATCTCCAAGAGGTGCCGGAAAAACTTGCGGAACGCATCGTTACTACTAACGGCAACGGTAACGGCAACGGCAACGGCAAATAA
- a CDS encoding tetratricopeptide repeat protein, with amino-acid sequence MKLSFYKYCKPRLVSLILLGSGILSLSSPASAQTRLIASLQREHPLKLAQYNNNQTATDWLNQGLQAINVGRVEDAIAYFGQAIKLDPNLAPAHYNLGLALRQVGQLQPAADAFYRATLADPKFAPAFANLGGALLEGNNLQQANDYLQRALQLDSKLGFAHYNFGLLREQQGDWDKAIASFKKAMQYSQNAPESAYHLGICYLQQNKVDKAKDAFRKAVKINPKYSEAHYNLGTIWYNQGKSQEALEAFRKSAEANSNYPNAYYGAGLVFMQLRQYSQAAQVLQYARDLYNAQNNTLWARNADQLLQQLQNLNYQLR; translated from the coding sequence ATGAAATTATCATTCTATAAATATTGTAAACCCCGGCTGGTAAGTTTGATTTTGCTGGGTAGTGGCATTCTCTCCCTGTCTTCCCCTGCTTCTGCACAGACGCGATTAATCGCGTCTCTACAACGGGAGCATCCCCTGAAGCTGGCGCAATATAATAACAATCAAACTGCTACAGATTGGTTAAATCAGGGCTTGCAGGCAATAAATGTGGGAAGGGTAGAAGATGCGATCGCCTATTTTGGTCAAGCAATTAAGCTAGATCCGAATTTGGCACCAGCACATTATAATTTAGGGTTAGCGCTGCGACAGGTAGGACAATTACAACCTGCGGCAGATGCATTTTATCGCGCAACTCTAGCCGACCCAAAATTTGCTCCAGCTTTTGCTAATTTGGGGGGAGCGTTGTTGGAAGGTAATAATTTACAACAGGCAAATGATTACTTGCAACGAGCGTTGCAACTCGATTCCAAGCTGGGTTTTGCTCATTATAATTTTGGGTTATTACGAGAACAACAAGGCGATTGGGATAAGGCGATCGCATCTTTTAAAAAAGCAATGCAATATAGTCAAAATGCTCCAGAATCAGCTTATCATCTGGGGATATGTTATCTCCAACAAAATAAAGTTGATAAAGCAAAAGATGCTTTTCGCAAAGCTGTAAAAATTAATCCTAAATATTCAGAAGCTCATTACAATTTGGGAACGATTTGGTATAACCAAGGTAAATCACAAGAAGCTTTAGAAGCATTTAGAAAATCGGCTGAGGCAAACTCAAACTATCCCAACGCTTATTACGGTGCGGGGTTAGTTTTTATGCAATTAAGACAATATTCGCAAGCCGCACAGGTATTACAATATGCCAGAGATTTATATAATGCTCAAAATAATACTTTGTGGGCAAGAAATGCCGACCAATTGTTACAACAATTACAGAATTTAAATTATCAACTCCGTTGA
- a CDS encoding phosphate-starvation-inducible PsiE family protein: protein MYKQKRLKSQFLFADRWFDRHSIVRNMEAFQDLIVIVLCLTLFAVMLIQLWGIFTALTQTLDYKHVTSKMLFILILVELFRLLMVYLQEHSISVGVAVEVTIVSVLREVVVHGALEISSMQTAAMCGLLFILGTLLVVCAKTPHMDCISANTQFCPIRHRGNREHQNEFEFSHSHHCDENQPIA, encoded by the coding sequence ATGTACAAGCAAAAGCGCTTAAAGAGTCAATTTCTATTTGCCGATCGCTGGTTTGATCGACATTCAATTGTTCGCAACATGGAGGCTTTCCAAGACTTAATCGTTATAGTTCTGTGTTTGACTTTGTTTGCCGTCATGCTGATACAGTTGTGGGGGATATTTACTGCCCTCACGCAAACATTAGACTATAAACATGTGACTTCCAAGATGCTATTTATCTTGATTTTGGTCGAGTTATTTCGATTGCTCATGGTTTACTTACAAGAGCATAGTATTTCTGTTGGCGTAGCAGTGGAGGTAACAATTGTATCTGTATTGCGAGAAGTAGTTGTTCACGGAGCGTTAGAAATTTCTTCGATGCAAACAGCAGCAATGTGTGGCTTATTGTTTATTCTCGGTACGCTACTAGTAGTGTGTGCCAAAACGCCACATATGGATTGCATTAGTGCTAACACCCAATTTTGTCCTATTAGGCATCGAGGAAATAGAGAACATCAAAACGAGTTTGAATTTTCACATTCTCATCACTGTGATGAAAATCAACCGATTGCATAA
- a CDS encoding DUF1499 domain-containing protein, which produces MIFAGKRPNNLGVKSGKLAPCPNSPNCVSSQSSDVGHSIAPLSYSSSPEEAIANLKSVIQSLPRTKIITESNDYLYAEFKSALMGFVDDVEFYLDRKANVIQVRSASRLGQSDLGVNRKRIETIRAKLAEVK; this is translated from the coding sequence ATGATTTTTGCTGGCAAACGACCGAACAATTTAGGTGTGAAGAGTGGCAAATTAGCACCTTGCCCTAATAGCCCGAACTGTGTTTCTAGTCAAAGTTCAGATGTAGGTCATTCAATTGCACCGCTGAGTTATAGTTCTAGTCCAGAAGAAGCGATCGCTAATCTCAAAAGTGTGATTCAATCTTTGCCTAGAACTAAAATCATCACAGAAAGCAACGATTATTTGTATGCAGAATTTAAAAGCGCTTTGATGGGTTTTGTCGATGATGTGGAATTTTATCTAGACCGCAAAGCTAATGTCATTCAAGTTCGCTCCGCGTCGCGTTTGGGTCAAAGCGATTTGGGTGTAAATCGCAAACGGATAGAAACGATTAGAGCCAAATTAGCCGAAGTTAAATAG
- a CDS encoding mercuric reductase has product MTPAVSTVSVSPMDRYNQALIDNLHPPDWVNPEPALSYNLVVIGAGTAGLVTAAGAALLGAKVALIEKHLMGGDCTNVGCVPSKTLIRSARVVADIHYAQKFGINKPRNIDIDFPAVMERLRRIRTEISPNDSAKRFQEEFGVDVFFGEARFKDTDTIEVGESILDFKKAAIATGSRPTKLPIDGLNKAGYLTNETVFSMTQCPNRLAVIGGGYIGCELAQTFQRLGSEVILLQKGSRLLSREDAQAAEIIQKAFVREGIELLFESKIKRIERNDAEKVIHYEINGQEKALAVDEILVATGRSPNVEKLNLQAVGVEYDEKQGIIINDYLQTTNPRIYAVGDVCMKWKFTHAADAAARIVIQNALFSIFGLGRKKLSSLIMPWCTYTDPEVAHVGMYPEEAEAKGIEVDIFSVPLNDVDRAIVDGETEGFTKLYVKKGTDKILGATIVARHAGEMISEVTLAITNNLGLSAIAKTIHPYPTQAEAIRKAADKYSIARLNSFKKLSSAWLAWRR; this is encoded by the coding sequence ATGACTCCAGCAGTTAGCACCGTAAGCGTTTCCCCAATGGATCGGTATAATCAGGCGTTAATTGATAACCTCCATCCCCCAGATTGGGTTAATCCTGAACCTGCGCTGAGTTACAATTTGGTTGTCATTGGTGCGGGTACGGCAGGATTGGTGACTGCTGCGGGTGCAGCTTTGTTAGGTGCGAAAGTAGCTTTGATAGAAAAGCACTTGATGGGCGGTGATTGTACTAATGTGGGTTGCGTACCATCAAAAACTCTGATTCGCTCTGCGCGGGTGGTTGCAGATATCCATTACGCACAAAAATTTGGGATTAACAAACCTCGTAATATTGATATCGATTTTCCAGCGGTGATGGAGCGGTTGCGACGAATACGGACAGAAATTAGTCCGAATGATTCTGCTAAACGCTTTCAAGAAGAATTTGGCGTAGATGTGTTTTTTGGCGAGGCTCGATTTAAAGATACTGATACGATAGAAGTAGGAGAAAGTATTTTAGACTTCAAAAAAGCGGCGATCGCTACAGGTTCTCGTCCCACTAAATTACCGATTGATGGCTTGAATAAAGCTGGATATCTCACTAATGAAACGGTGTTTTCTATGACACAATGCCCGAATCGATTGGCGGTAATTGGTGGAGGCTACATCGGTTGCGAATTGGCTCAGACTTTTCAACGCTTAGGTTCAGAAGTCATTTTATTACAAAAAGGCTCGCGTTTACTGAGTCGTGAAGATGCTCAAGCAGCAGAGATTATTCAAAAAGCTTTTGTGCGCGAGGGTATTGAGTTACTTTTTGAGTCGAAAATTAAACGCATTGAACGCAACGATGCAGAAAAAGTCATTCATTACGAGATTAACGGACAAGAGAAAGCACTTGCAGTCGATGAAATTTTAGTAGCAACAGGGCGATCGCCTAATGTAGAAAAGTTGAATTTGCAAGCTGTGGGTGTAGAATACGATGAAAAGCAAGGCATTATAATCAATGACTACTTACAGACAACGAATCCCCGGATTTATGCGGTGGGTGATGTCTGCATGAAGTGGAAGTTTACTCATGCTGCTGATGCTGCGGCTCGGATTGTAATTCAAAATGCGCTGTTTTCGATTTTTGGGCTGGGACGTAAAAAGCTAAGTTCTTTGATTATGCCTTGGTGTACTTATACCGATCCTGAGGTAGCGCATGTAGGGATGTATCCGGAAGAAGCTGAGGCAAAGGGTATTGAAGTTGATATATTTAGCGTACCTCTCAACGATGTTGATCGAGCGATCGTTGATGGGGAAACTGAAGGATTTACCAAGTTATATGTAAAGAAGGGAACGGACAAGATTTTAGGAGCAACGATAGTCGCTCGACATGCGGGTGAGATGATTAGCGAAGTTACTTTAGCAATAACTAATAATTTGGGTTTGAGTGCGATCGCTAAAACAATTCACCCATATCCCACCCAAGCAGAAGCTATCCGCAAAGCTGCTGATAAGTATAGCATTGCTCGTTTAAACAGCTTTAAGAAGTTATCCTCGGCTTGGTTAGCGTGGAGACGTTAA
- a CDS encoding proline iminopeptidase-family hydrolase — protein sequence MTTSAVEGFISFRGHQVWYRIVKPNQEAEGKVPLLCLHGGPGVPHDYLEPLEAIANTGRQVIFYDQLGCGNSDRPTDANLYSIDLFKDELVAIRSTLNLEQIHLLGQSWGGCLALEHTLSQATGLTSLILANTPASIQQFVSEAYSLMNDLPADIKEIISKHETAGTTQDPEYKRAMEVFNHSFLCRLNPWPSCLTTAYSKAGTEFRGAGKIIDWNVENRLNEIFVPTLLLSGKYDEVTPACVEKLKQGISDSEWLLFENSSHMPHLEETERFLQVLDEFLSRVEHNRGYP from the coding sequence ATGACAACTTCTGCCGTTGAAGGCTTTATCTCGTTTCGCGGTCATCAAGTGTGGTATCGCATTGTTAAACCGAACCAAGAAGCAGAAGGCAAAGTACCTTTGTTGTGTCTTCATGGAGGTCCAGGAGTACCCCACGATTACTTGGAACCATTAGAAGCGATCGCTAACACAGGAAGGCAAGTTATTTTCTACGATCAACTAGGATGTGGAAATAGCGATCGCCCAACTGACGCAAATTTATATTCCATTGATTTATTTAAAGATGAACTCGTAGCCATCCGCAGCACTTTAAACTTAGAGCAAATCCATCTTTTAGGACAATCATGGGGTGGTTGTTTGGCACTAGAACATACCCTTTCTCAAGCAACTGGTTTAACAAGTCTGATTTTGGCTAATACACCTGCCAGCATTCAGCAATTTGTGAGTGAAGCTTATAGCTTAATGAATGATTTACCAGCAGATATCAAAGAGATTATTAGTAAACATGAAACCGCTGGTACAACCCAAGACCCAGAATATAAACGAGCTATGGAAGTCTTTAACCATTCTTTTCTCTGTCGTTTAAATCCTTGGCCCAGTTGTTTGACTACAGCATACAGCAAAGCTGGTACAGAGTTTCGGGGTGCTGGTAAAATCATCGACTGGAATGTTGAAAACCGCTTAAATGAAATTTTTGTACCGACACTGCTGCTTTCTGGTAAATATGATGAAGTCACTCCAGCTTGTGTAGAAAAATTAAAGCAAGGTATTTCTGATTCAGAGTGGCTACTATTTGAAAACAGTTCACATATGCCTCACTTAGAAGAAACAGAAAGATTTCTGCAAGTGTTAGACGAATTTTTGAGTCGAGTAGAACACAATCGTGGCTATCCCTGA